A genomic stretch from Onychostoma macrolepis isolate SWU-2019 chromosome 02, ASM1243209v1, whole genome shotgun sequence includes:
- the tm6sf2a gene encoding transmembrane 6 superfamily member 2, protein MDFPPEISVFILSLTAPFILYTINNVSFLQDSQVILAIGIAVLTTIFLLANLSVKSKTSTDPLFYVFAVFSFTSVVSITSALQHHGFIKGFMDFYISKGEPYLNTAHGIMMSYWDGVLHYGLLLIMVHRMTAGKPFRSLALVWAGSMIASQIVLITGIVVGKYGKNLLPAFWRNGFSLVLPIWAATKLFNRPRELSIIPADKVEVEQKKTLLSRPTDLLLTLGLVGSIIFTAFRGFVVLECSLDFCFTYIFQYEPYMKDSVGFPKVTMLVFFFYVLPLLAACVYGLHAPGCTWMLDWTLVLAGAVAQMQWTHLGSSVHSRTPFTYRIPKDEWRQVVTLNLLYAAVPVLLAVRCYMDQTFFMKSVPQEQASNGKKN, encoded by the exons ATGGATTTTCCTCCAGAGATCAGTGTTTTTATTCTGTCTCTGACAGCGCCTTTTATTCTCTACACAATCAACAATGTGTCCTTCTTACAAGA TTCACAGGTTATACTGGCAATAGGCATTGCGGTTCTTACAACGATATTCCTCCTGGCAAACCTCAGCGTCAAGAGTAAAACATCCACCGACCCTCTCTTCTACG tgtttGCCGTGTTTTCCTTCACCTCTGTTGTCAGCATCACCAGTGCTCTGCAGCACCATGGATTTATCAAGGGCTTTATGGACTTTTATATAAGCAAG GGGGAGCCGTACCTGAACACAGCCCACGGCATCATGATGAGCTACTGGGACGGAGTCCTTCACTACGGTCTGCTCCTCATCATGGTCCACCGCATGACTGCAGG GAAGCCGTTTCGCAGTTTGGCTCTCGTATGGGCCGGATCCATGATCGCCAGTCAGATCGTCTTAATCACAGGCATTGTAGTAG GTAAATATGGAAAAAACCTCCTCCCTGCTTTCTGGAGAAACGGCTTTTCTCTGGTTTTACCCATATGGGCGGCGACAAAGCTCTTCAACAGGCCGagagagctgtcaatcattcCTGCTGACAAG GTGGAGGTGGAGCAGAAGAAAACGCTGCTGTCTCGTCCCACAGACCTGCTGCTCACGCTGGGCCTCGTAGGAAGCATCATCTTCACTGCGTTCAGAGGCTTT GTGGTTCTCGAATGTTCTCTGGATTTTTGCTTTACCTACATCTTCCAGTACGAGCCGTACATGAAAGACAGCGTTGGCTTTCCAAAAGTCACG ATGCTGGTGTTCTTCTTCTATGTTTTGCCGCTCCTGGCGGCGTGTGTTTATGGGCTTCACGCTCCTGGATGCACATGGATGCTGGACTGGACTCTGGTCCTCGCAGGAGCTGTAGCTCAG ATGCAGTGGACTCACCTGGGCTCGTCTGTTCACTCGCGCACACCGTTCACCTACAGGATCCCCAAAGACGAGTGGAGGCAGGTGGTCACGCTGAACCTGCTGTACGCGGCCGTGCCCGTCCTCCTCGCCGTCCGCTGCTACATGGACCAGACCTTCTTCATGAAGAGCGTTCCTCAGGAGCAGGCCAGCAACGGCAAGAAGAATTAA